The following proteins are co-located in the Micromonospora viridifaciens genome:
- a CDS encoding DUF4180 domain-containing protein, with the protein MPDLIQERAGVPVLVCDPAGPPVATTEQALDLIGAAFAGAEVVAVPASRLDPSFFSLGTRFAGEIMQKFVNYRLRLVVVGDITAHLAASTALRALVTESNRHDHVWFVPDLDALDARLSAGA; encoded by the coding sequence ATGCCTGACCTGATCCAGGAGCGGGCCGGGGTGCCGGTGCTGGTCTGCGACCCGGCCGGGCCACCGGTGGCCACCACCGAGCAGGCACTCGACCTGATCGGCGCGGCCTTCGCCGGCGCCGAGGTGGTCGCCGTGCCCGCCAGCCGACTCGATCCCAGCTTCTTCTCCCTGGGCACCCGCTTCGCCGGGGAGATCATGCAGAAATTCGTCAACTACCGGCTGCGGCTGGTCGTCGTCGGCGACATCACCGCGCATCTGGCGGCCAGTACGGCGCTGCGGGCCCTGGTGACCGAGTCGAACCGGCACGACCACGTCTGGTTCGTGCCCGACCTCGACGCCCTCGACGCGCGGCTGTCCGCCGGCGCCTGA
- a CDS encoding lysophospholipid acyltransferase family protein: MDTSTSPWRAPLLWRTAQLLARGVVGLLGRLEVTGDVPAGLRHGPLILAANHISPFDPVVLTAACRARGVAPRIMATGGLFRAPVVGPLMRHAGHIRVDRGTESVHQALDAAAAAVAGGSVVLLYPEGRIGLDPGMWPERGKTGAARLAFASGAPVIPVAQWGSHEVLPYRTTLAGVLRGIARAVVRRPVIRVRFGTPVVLSQLNPGTPGAARRATDRIIDAITDNLAPLRPDEPYWPRHVDPSRPADTARSHRRRPRG; encoded by the coding sequence ATGGACACCTCGACCAGCCCCTGGCGGGCGCCGCTGCTGTGGCGTACCGCGCAACTGCTCGCCCGCGGCGTCGTCGGCCTGCTGGGCCGCCTCGAGGTCACCGGCGACGTGCCGGCCGGCCTGCGCCACGGGCCGCTGATCCTGGCCGCCAACCACATCAGCCCGTTCGATCCCGTGGTGCTCACCGCCGCCTGCCGGGCCCGGGGCGTCGCCCCGCGGATCATGGCCACCGGCGGGCTGTTCCGCGCCCCCGTCGTCGGGCCGCTGATGCGCCACGCCGGGCACATCCGCGTCGACCGGGGCACCGAATCCGTACACCAGGCCCTCGACGCCGCCGCCGCGGCCGTGGCCGGCGGCTCGGTGGTGCTGCTCTACCCCGAGGGACGCATCGGCCTGGACCCCGGCATGTGGCCGGAGCGGGGCAAGACCGGCGCGGCCCGGCTCGCCTTCGCCAGCGGCGCCCCCGTCATCCCGGTCGCGCAGTGGGGCTCGCACGAGGTGCTGCCGTACCGGACGACGCTGGCGGGGGTCCTGCGCGGCATCGCCCGGGCGGTTGTCCGACGACCGGTTATCCGGGTGCGCTTCGGCACCCCGGTGGTGCTGAGCCAGCTGAACCCCGGCACGCCCGGGGCCGCCCGGCGAGCCACCGACCGGATCATCGACGCGATCACCGACAACCTGGCGCCGCTGCGTCCCGACGAGCCGTACTGGCCCCGCCACGTCGACCCCAGCCGCCCGGCCGACACCGCCCGCTCCCACCGCCGCCGGCCGCGCGGCTGA
- a CDS encoding cytochrome ubiquinol oxidase subunit I, giving the protein MDALDVARWQFGVTTVYHFLFVPLTIGLSVLVAILQTMWHRTGNERYLKLTKFYGKLFLINFAMGVVTGIVQEFQFGMNWSDYSRFVGDIFGAPLAIEALVAFFLESTFIGLWIFGWDRLPKRLHLAAIWAAAIGTNLSAYFILAANSFMQNPVGYRINPTTGRAELTDFLAVLTNKVALITFPHTLAGAFLVAGSLIVAVGLYHVIRHRDSADAGTYRFATRFGSWVVLVASALVVLTGDIQGKIMTEVQPMKMAAAEGLYTTESPASFSVLTVGSLDGSREVFALKIPYLLSFLGTGDPNGTVHGINDLQAQYATQYGAGSYTPIIPVTYWSFRFMIAFGLAAAAIALLVLWTQRRGRTPRSRWLLRAGLVMPVLPLLANSFGWIFTEMGRQPWIVFGEMLTRDGVSRSVSLAEVLTSFTAFTLIYATLAVVEFRLLVRYAKAGVPDVTPAPEPDDTDDAERPLAFAY; this is encoded by the coding sequence GTGGACGCGTTGGACGTCGCCCGCTGGCAGTTCGGTGTCACCACCGTCTACCACTTTCTCTTCGTGCCGCTGACCATCGGCCTGTCGGTCCTGGTGGCCATCCTCCAGACGATGTGGCACCGCACCGGCAACGAGCGGTACCTCAAACTCACCAAGTTCTACGGCAAGCTCTTCCTCATCAACTTCGCGATGGGCGTGGTCACCGGCATCGTGCAGGAGTTCCAGTTCGGCATGAACTGGAGCGACTACTCCCGCTTCGTCGGCGACATCTTCGGCGCGCCGCTGGCCATCGAGGCCCTGGTCGCCTTCTTCCTCGAGTCGACCTTCATCGGCCTGTGGATCTTCGGCTGGGACCGGCTGCCCAAGCGGCTGCACCTGGCCGCCATCTGGGCCGCCGCCATCGGCACCAACCTGTCCGCCTACTTCATCCTGGCCGCGAACTCCTTCATGCAGAACCCGGTCGGCTACCGGATCAACCCCACCACCGGCCGGGCCGAACTGACCGACTTCCTCGCCGTACTCACCAACAAGGTCGCCCTGATCACCTTCCCGCACACCCTCGCCGGGGCGTTCCTGGTCGCCGGGTCGCTGATCGTCGCCGTCGGCCTCTACCACGTCATCCGCCACCGCGACAGCGCCGACGCCGGCACCTACCGCTTCGCCACCAGGTTCGGCTCCTGGGTCGTCCTGGTCGCCTCCGCGCTGGTGGTGCTCACCGGCGACATCCAAGGCAAGATCATGACCGAGGTGCAGCCGATGAAGATGGCCGCCGCCGAGGGCCTCTACACCACCGAGAGCCCCGCCTCGTTCTCCGTGCTCACCGTCGGCAGCCTCGACGGCAGCCGCGAGGTCTTCGCGCTCAAGATCCCCTACCTGCTGTCGTTCCTCGGCACCGGCGACCCCAACGGCACCGTGCACGGCATCAACGACCTCCAGGCCCAGTACGCCACCCAGTACGGCGCCGGCAGCTACACCCCGATCATCCCGGTCACCTACTGGAGCTTCCGCTTCATGATCGCCTTCGGGCTGGCCGCCGCCGCGATCGCCCTGCTCGTGCTCTGGACCCAGCGTAGGGGCCGCACCCCCCGCAGCCGCTGGCTGCTGCGCGCCGGCCTGGTCATGCCGGTCCTGCCGCTGCTGGCCAACTCCTTCGGCTGGATCTTCACCGAGATGGGCCGCCAGCCGTGGATCGTCTTCGGCGAGATGCTCACCCGTGACGGCGTCTCCCGCAGCGTCTCCCTCGCCGAGGTGCTCACCTCGTTCACCGCCTTCACCCTCATCTACGCCACCCTCGCCGTGGTCGAGTTCAGGCTGCTGGTCCGCTACGCCAAGGCCGGCGTACCCGACGTCACCCCGGCACCCGAACCCGACGACACCGACGACGCCGAGCGTCCGCTCGCCTTCGCCTACTGA
- the cydB gene encoding cytochrome d ubiquinol oxidase subunit II, with protein sequence MELTTVWFLLVAVLFTGYFILEGFDFGVGMLLPVLGRDDRERRVLINTIGPVWDGNEVWLITAGGAMFAAFPEWYATLFSGFYLPLLLILLALIARGVAFEYRHKRPEASWKRRWDRAIFFGSLLPAILWGVAFANILRGVPLDADHEYVGGLLDLLHPYALLGGATTLGLFLTHGAVFLALKTTGDIRARAGALAVKLGVGTAVVAVTFLAWTLSIRSSAAAVVLAAGAALALLGALAAARVRREGWAFTGTAVAIGLAVATLFAALFPNVLPSTLDPAGTLTATNAASTPYTLKIMTWVAVIFTPIVLAYQGWTYWVFRKRIGVANIPQH encoded by the coding sequence GTGGAACTGACGACCGTCTGGTTTCTCCTCGTCGCCGTGCTCTTCACCGGCTACTTCATCCTCGAAGGCTTCGACTTCGGCGTCGGCATGCTGCTGCCCGTCCTCGGCCGCGACGACCGGGAACGCCGCGTCCTGATCAACACCATCGGCCCCGTCTGGGACGGCAATGAGGTCTGGTTGATCACCGCCGGCGGCGCCATGTTCGCCGCCTTCCCCGAGTGGTACGCCACCCTCTTCTCCGGCTTCTACCTGCCGCTGCTGCTCATCCTGCTCGCCCTCATCGCCCGCGGGGTGGCCTTCGAGTACCGGCACAAGCGCCCCGAGGCGTCGTGGAAGCGCCGCTGGGACCGGGCCATCTTCTTCGGGTCGCTGCTGCCGGCGATCCTGTGGGGCGTCGCCTTCGCCAACATCCTGCGCGGCGTGCCGCTGGACGCCGACCACGAGTACGTCGGCGGCCTGCTCGACCTGCTCCACCCGTACGCCCTGCTCGGCGGGGCGACCACCCTGGGCCTGTTCCTCACCCACGGCGCGGTGTTCCTCGCCCTCAAGACCACCGGCGACATCCGCGCCCGCGCCGGCGCCCTGGCCGTCAAGCTCGGCGTCGGCACCGCCGTGGTGGCGGTGACCTTCCTGGCCTGGACGCTGAGCATCCGCTCCAGCGCGGCCGCCGTCGTGCTCGCCGCCGGCGCCGCGCTCGCCCTGCTCGGTGCTCTCGCCGCCGCCCGGGTACGCCGGGAGGGCTGGGCGTTCACCGGCACCGCCGTGGCGATCGGCCTGGCCGTGGCAACCCTGTTCGCCGCGCTGTTCCCGAACGTGCTGCCGTCCACCCTGGACCCCGCCGGCACGCTCACCGCCACCAACGCGGCCTCCACCCCGTACACCCTGAAGATCATGACCTGGGTGGCGGTGATCTTCACCCCGATCGTGCTCGCCTACCAGGGCTGGACGTACTGGGTGTTCCGCAAGCGGATCGGGGTGGCCAACATCCCGCAGCACTGA
- a CDS encoding GNAT family N-acetyltransferase, with translation MRPSLDVRELTLDDLPAAWALGRDAFGSDPEPPPHATQETPGLTRYGAFDADGRLRGKAADLHHEQWWSGRAVPATAVGGVAVAPEARGRGAARALLTALLRGARDRGAAVSALYPTTTGPYRACGWEVTGTLRTVDLPTAALPPHRPAPHLDVRAATVADLPAVADLYERVARPRRGMLTRRGDLFDHLGGSAKLPTDGVTLVEHDGNLVAYASWDRGRGYGPDAVLTVREALATTADGARELVGVLASWRSVTPTLRLRLLDGDAVTAHLPVEAAREHRQQTWMHRPVDVARAVRLRGWPAHVRGGVDFTLQDELADWNTGAWRLEVADGAAELRRATTAPALHLGVRGFAQLYAGATTAEALVHAGQLRPDPGADPRALDLLAAGGPAHLLGYF, from the coding sequence GTGCGCCCCAGCCTCGACGTCCGCGAACTGACCCTCGACGACCTGCCCGCCGCCTGGGCCCTCGGCCGCGACGCCTTCGGCTCCGACCCGGAACCTCCACCGCACGCCACCCAGGAAACACCCGGCTTGACCCGCTACGGCGCGTTCGACGCCGACGGCCGGCTGCGCGGCAAGGCCGCCGACCTGCACCACGAGCAGTGGTGGTCGGGACGCGCCGTACCCGCCACCGCCGTCGGCGGCGTCGCCGTCGCCCCCGAGGCCCGCGGCCGCGGTGCCGCCCGCGCCCTGCTCACCGCCCTGCTGCGCGGCGCCCGCGACCGCGGCGCCGCCGTCAGCGCCCTCTACCCGACCACCACCGGCCCCTACCGGGCCTGCGGCTGGGAGGTCACCGGCACCCTGCGCACCGTGGACCTGCCCACCGCCGCGCTGCCGCCGCACCGGCCCGCCCCGCACCTGGACGTCCGGGCCGCCACCGTCGCCGACCTGCCCGCCGTGGCCGACCTGTACGAACGCGTGGCCCGCCCCCGCCGGGGCATGCTCACCCGCCGCGGCGATCTGTTCGACCACCTCGGCGGCAGCGCCAAGCTGCCCACCGACGGCGTCACCCTCGTCGAACACGACGGCAACCTCGTCGCCTACGCCAGCTGGGACCGCGGCCGCGGCTACGGCCCCGACGCGGTCCTCACCGTCAGAGAGGCCCTCGCCACCACCGCCGACGGCGCCCGCGAACTCGTCGGCGTGCTCGCCAGCTGGCGCAGCGTCACCCCCACCCTGCGGCTACGCCTGCTCGACGGCGACGCCGTCACCGCCCACCTACCCGTCGAGGCCGCCCGCGAACACCGCCAGCAGACCTGGATGCACCGGCCCGTCGACGTCGCCCGCGCCGTGCGGCTGCGCGGCTGGCCGGCGCACGTCCGCGGTGGAGTCGACTTCACCCTCCAGGACGAGCTCGCCGACTGGAACACCGGCGCCTGGCGCCTGGAGGTCGCCGACGGCGCCGCCGAGCTGCGCCGCGCCACCACCGCGCCGGCCCTGCACCTGGGCGTACGCGGGTTCGCCCAGCTCTACGCCGGCGCCACCACCGCCGAGGCCCTCGTCCACGCCGGGCAGCTGCGGCCCGACCCCGGGGCCGACCCCCGCGCCCTGGACCTGCTCGCCGCCGGCGGGCCCGCCCACCTGCTGGGCTACTTCTGA
- a CDS encoding helix-turn-helix domain-containing protein → MDNSPSRWSDLALHPVRIRILRAVAGTRRTTRDLAAALPDVPQASLYRHLATLVRTGLIEVAEERRARGTTERVYVLPGQGVTPDAATLAAATREDHARWFTAFVSSLLSEFSRYLERDHLDFTADGVGYQQLVLHLSDAELARFAQDLSKLLLPLIQHEPAADRVPRLLATVLLPADLPHSPPTGLADGPDPTTKGPA, encoded by the coding sequence GTGGACAACTCGCCCAGCCGATGGTCAGACCTGGCCCTGCACCCGGTACGCATCCGGATCCTGCGTGCCGTGGCTGGCACCCGGCGCACCACCCGGGACCTCGCCGCCGCCCTCCCGGACGTTCCCCAGGCCAGCCTCTACCGGCACCTGGCCACCCTCGTCCGCACCGGCTTGATCGAGGTCGCCGAGGAGCGGCGCGCCCGGGGGACCACCGAACGGGTGTACGTGCTGCCGGGTCAGGGCGTCACACCCGACGCCGCGACCCTCGCCGCCGCCACCCGCGAGGACCATGCCCGCTGGTTCACCGCCTTCGTGTCGAGCCTGCTGTCGGAGTTCTCCCGCTACCTCGAGCGCGACCACCTCGACTTCACCGCTGACGGGGTCGGATACCAGCAGCTCGTGCTGCACCTCAGCGACGCCGAGTTGGCCCGGTTCGCCCAGGACCTCAGCAAGCTCCTGCTCCCGCTCATCCAGCACGAACCCGCCGCCGACCGGGTTCCCCGGTTGCTTGCGACCGTCCTGCTACCAGCCGACCTCCCCCACTCGCCTCCCACCGGGCTGGCCGACGGCCCGGACCCCACCACGAAAGGACCAGCCTGA
- a CDS encoding ABC transporter ATP-binding protein, with product MTDDRLPIEVSHLTKRFGAVTAVHDLSFTVEPGHVTGFLGPNGAGKTTTMRILTGLMSPTAGTATIGGLAYRRLPQPSRTVGAVFDTTAFHPGHTARDHLRVYAAMGAHPDRRVDDLLDLLGLAPAADRRTRTFSTGMRQRLNLATALLGDPRVLLLDEPSNGLDPEGMSWLRQFLRDLAGDGRTVLVSSHVLSELEILADNVVVIRHGRLLAAGPWAQLTGPPTVVVRSPDADALHTALAGTHAERDGPDRLRIHGLDAPAVAELAARHRLRVHELTTERTGLEQLFLRLTAGEATTAEQVTTR from the coding sequence GTGACCGACGACCGCCTTCCCATCGAGGTCTCGCACCTGACCAAACGGTTCGGCGCCGTCACGGCCGTGCACGATCTCAGCTTCACCGTCGAACCCGGCCACGTCACCGGCTTCCTCGGGCCCAACGGGGCCGGCAAGACCACCACCATGCGAATCCTGACCGGCCTCATGTCACCCACCGCCGGCACGGCGACCATCGGTGGGCTGGCCTACCGGCGACTGCCACAACCCTCGCGAACGGTCGGCGCGGTCTTCGACACCACCGCGTTCCACCCCGGCCACACCGCCCGCGACCACCTCCGCGTGTACGCGGCGATGGGCGCCCACCCCGATCGGCGCGTCGACGACCTGCTCGACCTGCTCGGCCTCGCCCCCGCCGCCGACCGGCGTACCCGCACCTTCTCCACCGGCATGCGGCAGCGACTCAACCTCGCCACCGCGCTGCTCGGCGACCCCCGGGTGCTGCTCCTCGACGAACCCAGCAACGGCCTCGACCCGGAAGGCATGTCCTGGCTCCGGCAGTTCCTCCGCGACCTCGCCGGCGACGGACGGACCGTCCTCGTCTCCAGCCATGTGCTCAGCGAACTGGAGATCCTGGCCGACAACGTCGTCGTCATCCGCCACGGCAGACTGCTCGCCGCCGGCCCGTGGGCGCAGCTCACCGGGCCGCCCACCGTCGTGGTCCGCTCACCCGACGCCGACGCGCTCCACACCGCCCTCGCCGGCACCCACGCCGAACGCGACGGCCCCGACCGTCTCCGCATCCACGGGCTCGACGCCCCCGCCGTCGCCGAACTGGCCGCACGACACCGGCTGCGAGTGCACGAACTGACCACCGAGCGCACCGGGCTCGAACAACTCTTCCTCCGCCTCACCGCCGGCGAGGCGACCACCGCGGAACAGGTGACCACCCGATGA
- a CDS encoding ABC transporter permease yields MTPLMTAEFRRLLATRLPLGLLLTAALLGGGLTGAMALVGPENFTPPMPGLETDAGVRALLGILSFTAFVPAAIGTVAVTSEYRHRTAAVTFLFAPRRWRVLAAKLAVCALAALAYGVVLAGTAAAALSAVAAGRGVTLGLPTGTVLALLARIGVAMAAYLLLGVGVGALIRNQIVALCVVVGYLYLGEPLLMMIPGLNLAYPVLPGGATAALTGFTYLTDAVSQQLGTTPGPLLPPAAAALLLVAYTLVASVVAVVVPMRRDVS; encoded by the coding sequence ATGACCCCACTGATGACCGCCGAGTTCCGCAGACTGCTGGCGACCCGCCTGCCGCTCGGGCTGCTGCTCACCGCCGCGCTGCTCGGCGGCGGCCTGACCGGCGCCATGGCCCTCGTCGGCCCGGAGAACTTCACCCCACCCATGCCCGGCCTGGAAACCGACGCCGGAGTCCGCGCCCTCCTGGGGATCCTCAGCTTCACCGCATTCGTTCCGGCCGCGATCGGCACCGTCGCCGTCACCTCCGAGTACCGCCACCGCACCGCTGCGGTCACCTTCCTGTTTGCACCCCGCCGCTGGCGTGTACTCGCCGCCAAGCTCGCCGTCTGCGCGCTCGCCGCACTGGCCTACGGCGTGGTGCTCGCCGGGACAGCCGCCGCCGCGCTCTCCGCCGTCGCCGCCGGACGAGGAGTGACGCTCGGGCTTCCCACCGGCACCGTGCTGGCACTGCTGGCCCGCATCGGCGTCGCCATGGCCGCCTACCTGCTCCTCGGCGTCGGCGTGGGCGCACTCATCCGTAACCAGATCGTCGCGCTGTGCGTCGTGGTCGGATACCTCTACCTCGGCGAGCCACTACTGATGATGATCCCCGGCCTGAACCTGGCCTACCCCGTCCTGCCCGGCGGCGCGACCGCAGCCCTGACCGGCTTCACCTACCTGACCGACGCCGTGTCGCAACAACTCGGCACCACGCCCGGCCCGCTCCTGCCACCGGCCGCCGCGGCACTGCTGCTCGTCGCGTACACCCTCGTCGCGTCCGTGGTCGCGGTCGTCGTGCCAATGCGTCGCGACGTCAGCTGA
- a CDS encoding SDR family oxidoreductase, which translates to MEPVTIITGGSRGIGAATARRLAAAGHHVAIGYRRDHDAAKAVLADIHAAGRRGVAVPADTTDPEQVAALFDAAADLGPLTSLVNNAGVTSPIGPFTELAFDDLRRVVDVNLIGYVLCAQQAARRITRGGAIVNVSSAAATLGSPGEYIHYAAVKAATDTLTIGLAKELAPRGIRVNAVAPGIIRTDIHAVSGVPDRPDRAAGRIPLGRAGEPDEVAGAIAFLLGPDASYTTGAVLRIAGGL; encoded by the coding sequence GTGGAACCCGTCACGATCATCACCGGCGGCAGCCGCGGCATCGGCGCCGCCACCGCCCGCCGCCTCGCCGCCGCCGGCCACCACGTCGCCATCGGCTACCGCCGCGACCACGACGCTGCCAAGGCGGTCCTCGCCGACATCCACGCCGCCGGCCGTCGTGGTGTCGCCGTGCCCGCCGACACCACCGATCCCGAGCAGGTCGCCGCCCTGTTCGACGCCGCCGCCGACCTGGGCCCGCTCACCAGCCTGGTCAACAACGCCGGCGTCACCAGCCCGATCGGGCCGTTCACCGAGCTGGCCTTCGACGACCTGCGCCGGGTCGTCGACGTCAACCTCATCGGGTACGTCCTGTGCGCGCAGCAGGCGGCCCGTCGGATCACCCGCGGCGGCGCCATCGTCAACGTCTCCTCGGCCGCCGCCACCCTCGGCAGCCCCGGCGAATACATCCACTACGCCGCCGTCAAGGCGGCCACCGACACCCTCACCATCGGCCTGGCCAAGGAACTCGCCCCGCGGGGCATCCGGGTCAACGCCGTCGCGCCCGGCATCATCCGCACCGACATCCACGCCGTCTCCGGCGTACCCGACCGGCCCGACCGCGCCGCCGGCCGCATCCCGCTGGGCCGCGCGGGCGAACCCGACGAGGTCGCCGGCGCCATCGCCTTCCTCCTCGGCCCGGACGCCTCCTACACCACCGGCGCCGTCCTGCGCATCGCCGGCGGTCTCTGA
- a CDS encoding MFS transporter small subunit has translation MSEGNPRGQQARLVFSWLVVSALLGYGVVQTVITAAKLFTS, from the coding sequence ATGAGCGAGGGCAACCCGCGCGGGCAGCAGGCCCGGTTGGTGTTCTCCTGGCTGGTGGTGTCGGCGCTGCTGGGGTACGGGGTGGTGCAGACGGTGATCACCGCGGCGAAGCTGTTCACCAGCTGA
- a CDS encoding OFA family MFS transporter produces MLSALDRRHTVAPPGYSRWLIPPAALAIHLCIGQVYATSVYKNSLIAHFDASQTAVGVIFSIAIVMLGLSAAVAGTWVEANGPRKAMFASACFWAAGFLVGALGIATRQLWLLYLGYGVLGGIGLGIGYISPVSTLIKWFPDRPGLATGLAIMGFGGGAMVASPLSRQLLSFYDPGYDPANAASTASGAALVWLFVTLGIGYFLVMMFGVFNVRVPAADWRPAAFDPARVAAKPLVTTASVSAANAVRTRSFWLLWVVLFCNVTAGIGILEQASPMIQDFFRDGGTSSVSVAAASGFVGLLSLFNMAGRFVWSSTSDVLGRKPIYLVYLGVGMVLYVLLALVGQAATALFVLLACVILSFYGGGFATVPAYLRDLFGTFQVGAIHGRLLTAWSAAGVAGPLIVNGFLDAQGKPGTLTAAAYRPALFTMVGVLAVGFVANLLIRPVPERFHEPAAGRDVLEDEPATAGRSGTR; encoded by the coding sequence ATGCTTTCCGCACTCGACCGCCGGCACACCGTCGCGCCGCCCGGATACAGCCGTTGGCTGATTCCGCCGGCGGCGTTGGCGATCCATCTCTGCATCGGGCAGGTCTACGCGACCAGCGTGTACAAGAATTCGCTGATCGCCCACTTCGACGCGAGCCAGACGGCGGTCGGGGTGATCTTCAGCATCGCGATCGTGATGCTGGGGTTGTCGGCCGCGGTGGCGGGCACCTGGGTGGAGGCGAACGGGCCGCGTAAGGCGATGTTCGCCTCGGCGTGTTTCTGGGCGGCCGGTTTCCTGGTCGGTGCGCTGGGCATCGCGACGCGGCAGTTGTGGCTGCTGTACCTCGGGTACGGGGTGCTGGGTGGCATTGGCCTGGGGATCGGCTACATCTCGCCCGTCTCGACGCTGATCAAGTGGTTTCCGGACCGGCCGGGACTGGCCACCGGGTTGGCGATCATGGGGTTCGGTGGTGGGGCGATGGTGGCCTCACCCCTGTCCCGGCAGCTGCTGTCGTTCTACGACCCGGGGTACGACCCGGCGAACGCGGCCTCGACGGCCTCGGGGGCGGCGCTGGTGTGGCTGTTCGTGACGTTGGGCATCGGCTACTTCCTGGTCATGATGTTCGGAGTGTTCAACGTGCGGGTGCCGGCGGCGGACTGGCGGCCGGCGGCGTTCGACCCGGCGCGGGTGGCGGCAAAGCCGCTGGTGACCACGGCGAGCGTGTCGGCGGCGAACGCGGTGCGGACCCGGTCGTTCTGGTTGCTGTGGGTGGTGCTGTTCTGCAACGTGACCGCCGGGATCGGGATCCTGGAGCAGGCGAGCCCGATGATCCAGGACTTCTTCCGCGACGGCGGGACGTCGTCGGTGTCGGTGGCGGCGGCCAGCGGGTTCGTCGGGCTGCTGTCGCTGTTCAACATGGCGGGACGGTTCGTGTGGTCGTCAACGTCGGACGTGCTCGGCCGCAAACCGATCTACCTGGTGTATCTGGGTGTCGGGATGGTGCTGTACGTGCTGCTGGCCCTGGTCGGGCAGGCGGCGACGGCGCTGTTCGTGCTGCTGGCGTGCGTGATCCTGTCGTTCTACGGCGGCGGCTTCGCGACGGTGCCGGCGTACCTGCGAGACCTGTTCGGCACGTTCCAGGTGGGGGCGATCCACGGCCGCCTGTTGACGGCGTGGTCGGCGGCGGGGGTCGCCGGGCCGCTGATCGTCAACGGGTTCCTCGACGCCCAGGGCAAGCCGGGCACGCTGACGGCGGCGGCGTACCGGCCGGCGCTGTTCACGATGGTCGGGGTGCTGGCGGTCGGGTTCGTGGCGAACCTGTTGATCCGGCCGGTGCCGGAGCGGTTCCACGAGCCGGCGGCGGGCCGGGACGTGCTGGAGGACGAGCCGGCGACGGCGGGAAGGAGCGGTACGCGATGA